The Ricinus communis isolate WT05 ecotype wild-type chromosome 8, ASM1957865v1, whole genome shotgun sequence sequence tgaaaataattaatattaaaatttaatttaatttaattttagagatATCTTATAACAACatgtataatattaattaattgacattaaatattgaaaagataCATAAAACTAGTAAAAGTAtcgtaaaaaaaattaaaaaatataaaaatataaaattacattggAGTAACATATTTGAcagtaatttattaactttccCAGGAATTAATGCCTCAATTTTATAGTAAATCTTTGAGGTAAGATGACCGATCAATGTCCTTTGGTTTGGCTACATAGGTAGAGATGTAGATGAATAAACAAGTGAAGGAATATTGTGGTGAGGGCTGAGGATTGGTGGTGGAAGGGAGTATAatatcttttctattaaaagcttctttcctttctttagtTGGAATCTATAGAAGATATCCTGGCTTGCAGCATTGTTTGTTTCCCccttttactttatttcttttcccttCAGGAATCTGAGTATGTATAGAGTCTTCTCACAGGATAAttcatgaataataattacGTTTTTccaatgaaaattgaaaaataaaaatgaacatTTAAAATTGATGGATATGGTGAATGTAAAAGTTGAAGCTGTTTACTTAGCCAATGAAATTAGAactagaataaatttttttctattatagaGCCGGTTGCttagtatatatttgataCCGACTTCATGATTTAGAccgaaataaatataaatatatatatatatatataatcaaataaaatattatatgattcAAACTCGGTATATATACACTATTTTAAAAAGTGTTTTCTCACTCAAAAATCAGAACTAATATTCCTCCAAAGGGATTCAATGCGGGAAACTTCCATTACGTGTTATATAATTGCCTAATGTATATATGTGTTCTTGATAACAGATAATGCTTGAAGAAATTGATGGAGACATAACATAATAAGAAAGCCTTTTGTGGTCACGTATCTGTGATTGTGGGATCATGTCCTCGAATccacaaaataagaaaatgtaaccaaaagataataaaagaagaaactaaaaagaaGTTGCCTTTGATTGCTCCTACTTTGCCAACTTCTGATTTGGACTGAACATTGGTAATTACATAAATCTTCACGTTTGGACAATGtgcccttttcttcttcacattcacatatatatatatggttagGGGTATAAATAGATACCAACAGGTGGATTTTCCAGCTcccccttttattttttatttttttaaaatgatagaAGTTCGagcattaatttatttaaaaatttaaatcaaatttaaaaaaaaaaaactcaatttattatgtttatgAGCTTTTTcaacatattataatattatttacttttatgataaataacataaaatatatgagTTTCCAAAACAAATCTTATTTGTTGATACTAAGAAATTAAAGTTacatagttttatttatattttatagttaaatatGGCAATAgcttttaagatttttttatttatttttaatagagcAAAATAGTATTATCTGGAGAATTTTTTTGTCactttgaatttattaattagttttaatattaataattaattttaattttatttatttaatttatgaaatgataacaaataaaaagttaaaaaattttaatattcagaATAGTACGaacttaatttgaatttgatttacTTTCAACTCAtctaaattcatttaagaaatttgaaatttaaaccGATCTTAACtactaatataatttcatcttGTCAAACTTAAGTAGTAATATGCCCGGTTTATTTAATCTgtacatataataaattatcctataaattttataaagtttacaagatatttctaaattttaatatgtagaTATTATTTGGTAAAGAAGACATTAGGGtaaatgttatatatattatttaggcAATATTTTCTAGAAGATATTTTGAGCTTAGTTTTAAAGATGTCAATATTCCGTTTACTCATGGCCCATTTCTTTCCCATTTCGGGGAGGCGTCCCTGGCTGAAGCCCCTAATTTTAAACCCTTAGCCTCGTACGGATAAGGCGAATCCAATTGATTTGTAATATAGTCCACGTCAAGAGAGTAACGCTCGACCATAGACTTTTCATCTGGCAATTAAATTCTCAGAGCCTAAAGAGTTATACTCAATCAtgataaattctaaaaatattcttttactacctgCCTCTGATTAATACCGGTACGCACGCGATCCTGATGCAATCCATCatgtggcatgttctactaccGTCTCATCCTGAGTCAATATGAAATCATAGTATTAACAATgtggaaaataatataaatagcaagcaatttaactattatttaataatttattaaaaatattaaacaatatataaacttaattaattaggtaaataaaaaataattaattaatttccatAAATCGATTATTTAGGTgaatattaaataactaatctaaatttataaatcaataaattagataattaataaataaatgatttaaatttatgaatcatttaattaaatttaaaataaaaaataataaaacatttcAAGCAATATCCACTATAACAGTATgtgtataataataataataataataataataataataataataataataataataataataatatacgTACTAATTACTAATCAAGAATGTTAAATAAAGATTGAGCATGGCACATATGTAGAGGATATATGGCTTTAACTTACGCTCGGTTATCGAATCGATACCTGAACTTTTATGCGTCCGGGAAACACCGGGATCCGAAAACCGGTACCATCAACGGTATCGGATTTCGAATCTGGAGACGCCTATTCGAAGCTTGAGTTGCGGGGAGTCCGAATATGCAAATGTCTTCGCTTGAAACTCACCGGAAACCACCGAATCAAGGCCGGAAAGTTTTGTCTCCGGTGAGGCTCGCACAGCACTACCAGCTGAGGAAAATCGTTGAGGAAGGGCCGGTTTGAGGTTTTCGGGGTCCAGGAGTCTGTTTCAAGCATCAGATCGGCGAAAGGGCGTCAGCAAGAGGTTGTTACGGCAGCGAAAACGAGGGAGGAAACTTCCTTCTCGCAAGCAGCTCCTTCTCGACGGCTGAAGGTTACACGGACGATGGCGACGGGCTAGCATCGTCGAAGGAAGCCATGGCAGGCAAGGAATGGAAGTGTAATACCCagaattttcctttaataatgataatattaataataattaataaataaatttttatttaagattagttttactttattcttatttggtttaaattagaatgatttaaatggaaattttaatgctagacaaataaatgagttattttctatattcaattagtttgatttttaagaaattaattaagtaaattctttaagaaataaattatatttttggttattcaaattttttccccaaatgaatatataaattaaattctatatttgagagttatggaagaatttgtattggatattttataaaagaattattggaaaaaatggtattttaattagctaatggtattaaattttaattaaaaaatatttagcaaattgattaattaaattaattgtgtgttaggactaaattggaaatttaatttGGGATAAGgactaaaagtataatttattaatatagtgttttaatgaaaatttgtatgtttggtatttttataattaaatatgttggcaagggctttttggtaattttacatttaaaagtaagggtaaatatgtaattgaacatttttaataattctaatttggcccaaattaaatagttaggggcataattgaaaagctaaagaaaagtttaagagttaattgaaaatttttcaggatgaaattgttagtaattaaaaaagttgagagattaaatggtaaagaagagAAGTTCAGGGACCCATTGTCGATGtagagaagagagaaaagaaaagaagaaaagaaggggGATcaggaaagaagaaggaggagaaGGGAAGAGTGGCGGTGCGCCCAGTCGGTGGTGGCGAACTCCAGAGGCGCCCAGGCCGGCGCACGGCGAGTGAAAATAGGAGAGGCAGCCGCCTTGTCACCGTTCATGGTGTTTCCGGCAGCCGTTGCCGATGGTTTTGAGCTCAAAATGAACAGCAACTCTAAGGCTTTCTTTTCCGATCATCGCCACCCTTTGAGGCTGCCGGAATTGCAAGATCTGGCGAGGTGAAAAGAGTAGGGCAGCCGACATTTTCTGGCTTTTCAGGCGAGCTTTGGccgatcggagggcatatccggactctcctcaactcaagcttcccaatggcaccggtttcttGGCAATCAGACTCCATTTAAAAATCGACGGctgagatcgtccgtaaatcctTTCGGATGATTGGGGTTCGGATCGGAAGATCGGAATCAGGGATCGTCATTAGCGCGTCGTTTTGAGTCCGTTGGTGCGTTCGGGTCATTGATTCGACTCCAGCAGCTGGAGGCGATTCAACCGAGCGAttaagcgtctcggtaattctctggcccattgattttagaatttattggtaaatttaatatatttattgaattgtgttgagcattagaaaatattgtgagtaaaaataattatttgtcggACTGTCTGCCTTGGGTTGTGATTTatgatgtgtggcggagttggaaaaaatagtgaagtcttagagacccgactcccgttaaaataaattattgaatatttgaagtgttttatGGCAAGTCCTGTACCTGTTTTATGGGGGATAAATGTCCGTATTTTATGGGAGATTCTGccaaattttcggtagaatttacccgagtcgagatttttagacagtcaatCCTAAGtttctagacctagggttaattgtcaaatgtttcaacattattgattaattattttccgtgattagataatccgtcagttcggctcgctccatccgaggcatcggagcagagctaggaggtcgtcaaagctgcgagttaaagtcatatgtctATTTACATGTGTTAAGCTGAGATTTTACGAAATAATTCCTATTACATGATTTAATACTTTAATCAGTTATTTTAATCGCTATTATAAGTTTTATGCATTACGATTTTATTATTTCGTGTtaactcgggatgggacggctGTAAAACATGCTATCGATGAGATGTACCAGAATATGaatgaagaggaagaagataAAGGGTTAAaggtttgtaaattttaaaaaaaaagtaaattaggatttgccctggtcgagcattgctctctaggtgCCGGCTTATTtagaaacctaagtgaccagactggagttaaggaccatggtcgagcttcgctctctgggcgccagtcttattggagtaagagagccgaaaggctaagaatattagtgataattaagtgactaaaccggatttaaggaccctggtcgagcttcgctctctgggcaccagttctgttagaatgagagagagtcAAGATAtttagtgttgggattagggttctattaaggtactccgtcccgtagtaggtgaaagttatttttatttaagcatgcatgacacgtttatttttgcatgatttagtatttatttcaaattaaataaatgtgttatgaAATGTTTGTAActgtttttggatatatgattttaactcactctcgagattgacagtctcaattttattatttttaagatatgtGATTATTAGTCTTCTCGCGTTAGTCTTCTCGCGGCTCTTATCTAGctacccgactccttcatcatcgggtgatgtaattgatttggtatgtttgacttgcaaaaatcttagattctccgcaatagaaataatagacttatcagttgtaattttatgtagattcgggtcttgcctaattctattggcagaccgaattaaatatgtagaatttaatagttaaaataaGTTGTGACATCAGTAATAttagatgagatttaattaagttagtgagtgtcaggcttattacaggattcggtggccttacgcctacccattctctaGTGCGGTCACGGTCtcacagatcgggtcgtgacaggAAGGCGACCAGAGAAGAAGGTGCAGGGGAAGAAGGAGGTGGTGTCATCAGGAAGGAgacaaagagaagaaaaaaaatgccGCCGGCGAGGAAGGAGAAAGGAGAGGAAGCTACGGCAGCTGGAAGAGGGGTCAGGCGATGAAAAGGAGGGAGTGGGGGAGGAGGAAGAAGGTGACGGGGAGAGAGAAGAAGGAGGAGAGAGGGGATggcaaaatttttttttttcctaatgaTGGAAAAGATGCACATATATCCCTCCCTTATTAAAGCAGCTACAATCATATCCccactaaataaaataaacatatatatatacttatacACTTAgagttatattaataattcaccttgaaattaattactaaaatgaCCCtaaggaaaattttgaaattcacGGGTATTGCAGTGACTAAAtgagataaatttattatttttattttatattattatatttgatatccgtaaattgaattattttacataatttttttagtgcAACTAGTTTGTTTTGatacataaatatatgaatttcaaatatatatcatataatatacTAAGAATATACTATATGCAGTTTAAACTATAcaaaaatatagttaaaaCAAACCAAATATTCATTTAACAGTAACAAAAGTATGTTAAAAGAATATCATAgtgcataaatttttttaaaaaattgtaaaagaaaatagaacaattgacagtaaaaatataattttacctcaaattttccatatttttagaaaaaacctttttcttttctggtcAGACTTTTCCGTCTAAACTTTATGATCTGAATTGTATAAAAGGATTGATGAACCTAATGAATAAAGACAACTACTAATGAGGATAtgtgtttttttcttaaatctgAAACATTATGTTTCAAGAGTGAAGTAAGTTGACATGAGAGATCATATATTTTCTCTCACTTTTTAGGTTTTAACTCTATTTGCTATATAGTAATATGGACTTTCTATTACAATGATAGCATATAGTAatacttatatattaattatttatcaattttttttttgaaaagatatACAATCCATCAATGTTGATATTgatatgatatataatatatttattaatctattCAAAGTCAATTTCATAAGTACATTTTATATCACATCAAATGATGAGATAAATATTAATGGAACGTTTTACATTTTCTAATAAGTAAATGcaactaatatatatagtgATAATAAGTAAATGTATATTTTCTCTTAGCTGTAAaacattattatatataaagtaaaatatgtTGAAATGTGAGAccctatatatatactatCTCTAACACTTAGAAAAATTGTTTTGGTCAAACAGAATTATGATGTATTGTAATCATATTATTCCATAGTTAGCTTAAGTTTTCTGAACCCATAAATTCAAagagatatttaaaaaattattagattggctgaaataaaaaaaaaaacaaaatcctTGCATGGGAACGTACAATACTACAATTCATGTTCTAAGAAAGGGAATTTAAACACCAATAGACCATATGTGTCCTAATAAAAGTTGATGAATTACTTCGACGAGAAATACTCGCAGTTGAGTCTGTTACCTTCAAACAAAtggcaagaaaagaaaggaaaaaaaacagaagaagaatcatgtttctttgtttttattcATATAGATCCGAAGAATTCTCAGTCTAATCTCATTACCATCTCcaatggaaaaagaagaaaagaaaacaagaccAACCATGCCATACTTTAACTAACTGCCAGGAAACAAGAACAATCTTACAGCGACCAAACATGTCAAGACTGTCACAGCCAGGCTTTAGAAAGACTCTGATAtggttatttttcattattgcAACGCTTTCCCTCATCTACTCTTCTCACCTTCTCATAATTAAGGATCGCCAATGTATTATTACACATGAAGAAAACCTTGACTTCCTCAACAATAAGACCACATCAATCCACCTCGATGATAAAAAACAAGAACGAGAAGAAGAGCGAGATTCTTTACAGCCCATTCTACTGCCCCAAAGATCGCAGTCTTACAATACAGAGCTGAAGCACATTGTTTTTGGGATCGCAGCTTCTGCGAATCTatgggaaaaaagaaaagagtatgTGAAGATATGGTGGAGGCCCAGAGAGACTAGAGGAATAGTTTGGATGGACAGAAGGGTAAGGAGTAGAAGAAATGACGGTTTGCCTGAGATAAGAGTTTCTGCAGATACCTCAAGGTTCAAGTACTCTAACAGGCAAGGACATAGATCTGCCATAAGGATTTCAAGGGTTGTTTCTGAGACATTGAGGCTTGGTTTGAAGGATGTGCGGTGGTTTGTTATGGGAGATGATGATACAGTGTTCATTGTCGAAAATGTGGTGAGAATACTTTCCAAATATGATCACAGGCAATTCTATTATGTCGGTAGCTCATCGGAAAGTCATCTtcagaatatatatttttcttatgctATGGCCTATGGAGGTGGTGGATTCGCAATAAGCTACCCTTTGGCGCAGCAATTGGCTAAGATGCAAGACAAGTGCATTCAAAGATATCCTGGATTGTATGGCAGTGATGATAGAATCCAGGCCTGTATGTCTGAGCTTGGTGTGCCACTCACCAAGGAACCTGGATTTCATCAGGTATGTCTTTAATACATTGACCCTAATTATTTTCAGGAAAAGatgcagttttttttttttaaaaaaaaaaaaaaaaagagaaactgTTTTAGTTCAATTGTTGCTCCTGATTGTGGTATTGCAGTATGATGTTTATGGAGACCTCTTAGGCCTTCTTGGAGCTCATCCTGTGACGCCATTGGCATCCCTTCATCACCTAGATGTAGTCCAACCAGTATTCCCACGAATGACCAGAGTTAAGGCCCTCCAACATCTATTCCAATCAGTCAGGCTTGACTCGGGCAGCATAATGCAGCAATCCATCTGCTACGACAAGAAAAGATACTGGTCAATCTCAGTTTCATGGGGCTTTGTTGTTCAGATCTGGAGGGGAGTGATTTCTCCCCGAGAACTTGAGACGCCCACTAGAACCTTTCTTAATTGGTACCGAAAGGCTGATTACACCGCATATGCATTCAACACAAGGCCTGTGACTAAGCATCCATGTCTGaagccttttattttttacatgaGCGCCACTAAATACGATAGAGCAAAGAAGCATATAGTCAGTGTTTACAATCGCCACAAATCTCGAGCTCCTTACTGCCGGTGGAGGATGGCTTCCCCAGAAAAAATCAACTCAGTCGTAGTATTGAAGAGGCCGGATATTCTTCGGTGGCAGCGGGTAAAGTGTTCGTTTGGAGATGCATTCCACTTTCTGTTGTTTTATGCTCTTGTGTCATCTTGAAGCTACTGCTAACCAAAGCACAATTTCTTTTGCAGTCGCCCAGAAGAGATTGCTCCAGAGTCCTGCCATCAAACAGGTCCTCAACTCTGTACTTGTGGGTAGGCGATTGCCGAGAGGGTGAGATTAGTGAATTGTAGCAGCAATAAGGAACCTGAAGTGCTTTTCCTATGATGTTATCTTCTTTCCCAAGAAAAGATTGCTTCCAATGCAGACAggaataggaaaaaaaaaaaaagaaaaagaatcaaattcAAGGGTGTCAAATGGAAATAGACTCAGAAGATCAATTTTATTGGCTTTTGCAAAACAAGAAAGCTCACACTGCAGATTTTCAATCTATATCACTGATCAAGGACTTGCCTACGACTTCTCATTCCTTGATTTATCTCATCTATGTAAATTTGATACAAGCTCAACAGCAATCATAGTTTTCTTTACAGATTGTACCCTGTTACTCCTGATAGAGAAGAACTATCTAGTTTTACATTTACATGGAACAAACAAATCCTGCTTTCTTCTCCAATCAAACTATTGAagttcactttttctttttcttcccatGAAGCACAAATGATTGATCAATCCATTTTACCTACTGGATGAACTTCAGCTTCATTATTCACTGTGATATTGTGAGGAACTGCAGCAA is a genomic window containing:
- the LOC8271706 gene encoding uncharacterized protein LOC8271706 codes for the protein MSRLSQPGFRKTLIWLFFIIATLSLIYSSHLLIIKDRQCIITHEENLDFLNNKTTSIHLDDKKQEREEERDSLQPILLPQRSQSYNTELKHIVFGIAASANLWEKRKEYVKIWWRPRETRGIVWMDRRVRSRRNDGLPEIRVSADTSRFKYSNRQGHRSAIRISRVVSETLRLGLKDVRWFVMGDDDTVFIVENVVRILSKYDHRQFYYVGSSSESHLQNIYFSYAMAYGGGGFAISYPLAQQLAKMQDKCIQRYPGLYGSDDRIQACMSELGVPLTKEPGFHQYDVYGDLLGLLGAHPVTPLASLHHLDVVQPVFPRMTRVKALQHLFQSVRLDSGSIMQQSICYDKKRYWSISVSWGFVVQIWRGVISPRELETPTRTFLNWYRKADYTAYAFNTRPVTKHPCLKPFIFYMSATKYDRAKKHIVSVYNRHKSRAPYCRWRMASPEKINSVVVLKRPDILRWQRSPRRDCSRVLPSNRSSTLYLWVGDCREGEISEL